One Cinclus cinclus chromosome 24, bCinCin1.1, whole genome shotgun sequence genomic window, tttacagttatttccaggaatgaaggattaatttaaggagtaatgcatgtccttatctttccaatatcatttaagctttgagcatttaatataaagagtTGTATTAATAGTTGCAGAAGATTACAGTGGTTAAGTACTTCAAAGGCCTACACTTGgtctaacatgtttaaaacaatgactctaaaattgaagaaatgtctttgaggcagtggggcaggaatgcaattctgcacacctcttttttttttttttttttttttttccccagtaacaatctcagaattaaaatcagtaCTCAATAATATCCTGGGCTCCACATTGTTGCCTGAACtatgtcctctcctttcccccaacagatttactaaacagtttcaggaaataaatgcaaacaggtgaaaactcattcttttcagttctttcagtaaagtcaggctcttgaatattactctttggttcaaaaattcagaagtatgtaaagcacaattttcaagcttttgaaaaatagcaaggaaaagaaaaggaaaaaaataagtttattgaagaatttcttaagtatgtggaagaaattcccttccaaaatgttaacatagcttctaacactccctcttagagctaaaaatctccactcttctccctccttcctccccaataactgaagtagatctggaaatcgattttcctgaacaagaatttagagtgaaaaattccaccacaaacacctggaacaacccaaatcttctatttcatttccacactaacttaggtttgctccattttttccttcagggctcctttcacctccttattcctcaaactgcaaatgatgggattcaataaaggagtcaccagagaataagaaagggagaggaatttatccacagatgcacagtagctgtattttggccgcaggtacatggagcctgcagtgccataaaaaacagtcacaaccaggagctgtgaggagcaagtggaaaacgccttctcctggctctcagctgatgccatgtgaagaattgtggaaacgataggaatacaggaataaatgaccagtgagaaaggactcagaatagcaaagacagccaccacaatgacctggatttcacttgggagagtgttgccacagagcaggtccaggagaggctgaatctcacagaagaagtggtcaatggcacaaccacacaagggtgagctgaaggtgatgagggtgtgaactaagccctcagcagttccacagatgtaagctccaacaaccaggcttctgcagaccctgctgctcatgatCATTGTGTAATGCAAGGgggagcaaactgcaaaataaccatcaagggacatggcggccaagagaaaacactcagcaactccaaagaaaaggaaggaaaacatctgcattgcacatcttgtcttggaaatactcactgttcccaccatcaggttctcgagaatacttgggataatgactgacaaatagcagatatcccaacaggacagctgagtgaggaagaaatacatcggGGTGTGAAGGCGATTATCACTGTTTGTTATCAAAGCTATCACTGTGTTCGCCATCAAGGTGAGAATatgaagagataataaaactacaaagagcaaagggtgtaaaggagaggttccagaaaaacccaggagtctgaattcactcaatccactgaggttcccaaggatcatccttctctggtgccttgca contains:
- the LOC134053247 gene encoding olfactory receptor 10C1-like produces the protein MILGNLSGLSEFRLLGFSGTSPLHPLLFVVLLSLHILTLMANTVIALITNSDNRLHTPMYFFLTQLSCWDICYLSVIIPSILENLMVGTVSISKTRCAMQMFSFLFFGVAECFLLAAMSLDGYFAVCSPLHYTMIMSSRVCRSLVVGAYICGTAEGLVHTLITFSSPLCGCAIDHFFCEIQPLLDLLCGNTLPSEIQVIVVAVFAILSPFSLVIYSCIPIVSTILHMASAESQEKAFSTCSSQLLVVTVFYGTAGSMYLRPKYSYCASVDKFLSLSYSLVTPLLNPIICSLRNKEVKGALKEKM